A genomic segment from Ramlibacter agri encodes:
- a CDS encoding alpha-hydroxy acid oxidase has translation MSLDERYLSLHDFEDAARSRLPRGLYGFVRGGSADGWSADNNRAAYDRWAFLPRTLNAGPQRRQNITLFGQAFASPFGIAPLGVSALFRFDADVAMASAAAAARVPYVLSGASLTPVERVLEAYPQAWFQAYVDGDRARTGRLLARLRAAKCPVLVLCVDTPVPPSRELSLRHGFSIPVRPSARLVADTLLHPGWLLGTAARQFFARGIPWMENLDAQRSHRVTSAPTAPPGAPLSWDDFRWIRREWQGPLVVKGVVNAEDAKRYRTLGADGLVVSNHGGRQLDGTVATLDALPAIADAVRGLPLMMDGGIRRGTDVMKALALGAQSTFVGRPMLFAAAAAGQAGVAKAIALLQAEVDRSQALLGVPVVTDMGPELLVDASSARSLRPARALEPATEDVVG, from the coding sequence ATGAGCCTGGATGAGCGATACCTGAGCCTTCACGATTTCGAGGACGCGGCGCGCAGCCGCCTGCCGCGCGGCCTGTACGGCTTCGTGCGTGGCGGTTCGGCCGACGGCTGGTCGGCCGACAACAACCGCGCGGCCTACGACCGTTGGGCCTTCTTGCCGCGCACGCTGAACGCCGGCCCGCAGCGGCGGCAGAACATCACCTTGTTCGGGCAGGCCTTCGCCTCGCCCTTCGGCATCGCGCCGCTGGGCGTGAGCGCCCTCTTCCGCTTCGATGCCGACGTGGCGATGGCCAGCGCAGCTGCCGCGGCCCGCGTGCCGTATGTCCTGAGCGGCGCTTCGCTGACGCCGGTGGAACGCGTGCTGGAAGCCTATCCGCAAGCCTGGTTCCAGGCCTATGTGGATGGCGATCGCGCCCGCACTGGCCGCCTGCTGGCGCGCCTGCGCGCCGCCAAGTGCCCGGTGCTGGTGCTGTGCGTGGACACCCCGGTGCCGCCCAGCCGCGAGCTGAGCCTGCGCCACGGCTTCTCGATTCCGGTGCGCCCCAGCGCGCGCCTGGTGGCGGACACCTTGCTGCATCCGGGCTGGTTGCTGGGCACGGCGGCGCGCCAGTTCTTCGCGCGCGGCATCCCGTGGATGGAGAACCTGGACGCGCAGCGCTCGCATCGCGTCACCTCCGCGCCGACGGCGCCGCCCGGCGCGCCGCTGTCCTGGGACGACTTCCGCTGGATCCGGCGCGAGTGGCAGGGGCCGCTGGTGGTCAAGGGCGTGGTGAATGCGGAAGACGCCAAGCGCTATCGCACGCTGGGCGCCGACGGGCTGGTGGTGTCCAACCATGGCGGGCGGCAACTGGATGGAACGGTTGCCACGCTGGATGCGTTGCCCGCCATTGCCGATGCGGTCCGCGGGCTGCCCCTGATGATGGATGGCGGCATCCGGCGCGGCACCGACGTGATGAAGGCGCTGGCGCTGGGCGCGCAATCCACCTTCGTGGGGCGGCCGATGCTGTTCGCAGCCGCGGCAGCGGGTCAGGCCGGCGTGGCCAAGGCCATTGCGCTGTTGCAGGCGGAGGTGGACCGGAGCCAGGCCTTGCTCGGTGTGCCGGTCGTCACGGACATGGGGCCGGAGTTGCTGGTGGACGCTTCGTCCGCGCGCTCACTCCGGCCTGCTAGGGCCCTCGAACCAGCGACCGAGGATGTCGTCGGCTGA
- a CDS encoding sugar-binding transcriptional regulator, which produces MDEEQVLVRAAWLYYMEGLTQDRIAEQLGLTRLKVNRLLGEARSSGLVGITINSRLASCVELEAELKRVCGLQHAAIVPTPEDPAQIPVLLGRAAGEFLSRHLATQRVRGIGVGWGATLRETIRFVKPGHWPDVHVNSMMGGLTRGLEINTFETASALATRLGARCSYLAAPLYAGSQKSRDTLVAQDVFQESFAEMASNDVALLSVGDISEQSLLVRYGLPRDVTIASLKRARAVGDIVGRFLDAAGGPVDHPVNQRAITASLEALARIPTVIVASGGQHKAAIIAAVLHARLPKVLVCDEKTAAQALRLYQGLGPAGKTAPAR; this is translated from the coding sequence ATGGACGAAGAGCAGGTGCTGGTGCGCGCGGCCTGGCTTTACTACATGGAAGGCCTGACGCAGGACCGCATCGCGGAGCAGCTGGGCCTGACCCGCCTGAAGGTGAACCGCCTGCTGGGCGAGGCCCGCTCCAGCGGCCTGGTGGGCATCACCATCAATTCGCGCCTGGCCAGTTGCGTGGAGCTGGAAGCCGAGCTCAAACGCGTGTGCGGCCTGCAGCACGCCGCCATCGTGCCGACGCCCGAGGACCCGGCGCAGATCCCGGTGCTGCTGGGGCGCGCCGCCGGAGAGTTCCTCTCGAGACACCTCGCGACGCAGCGCGTGCGCGGCATCGGCGTGGGCTGGGGCGCGACGCTGCGCGAGACCATCCGCTTCGTCAAGCCGGGCCACTGGCCCGACGTCCACGTCAACTCGATGATGGGCGGGCTCACGCGCGGGCTGGAGATCAACACCTTCGAGACGGCCAGCGCGCTGGCGACGCGCCTGGGCGCGCGCTGCAGCTACCTGGCGGCGCCACTGTATGCGGGCAGCCAGAAGTCACGCGACACGCTGGTGGCGCAGGACGTGTTCCAGGAGTCGTTTGCCGAAATGGCCAGCAACGACGTCGCGCTCCTGAGCGTGGGCGACATCAGCGAGCAGTCCCTGCTGGTGCGCTACGGCCTGCCCAGGGACGTGACGATCGCCAGCCTGAAGCGCGCGCGCGCCGTGGGCGACATCGTCGGCCGCTTCCTCGATGCTGCGGGCGGCCCGGTCGACCACCCGGTCAACCAGCGCGCCATCACGGCGTCGCTGGAAGCGCTGGCCAGGATCCCCACCGTCATCGTCGCTTCCGGCGGCCAGCACAAGGCGGCGATCATCGCGGCGGTGCTGCATGCCCGCCTGCCCAAGGTGCTGGTGTGCGACGAGAAGACGGCGGCGCAGGCACTGCGCCTCTACCAGGGCCTGGGGCCAGCGGGGAAAACCGCACCAGCGCGCTAG
- a CDS encoding sn-glycerol-1-phosphate dehydrogenase, translating into MAGSDSILQAAVRDAAVTREVLVDRGAAAALPLVAMRRVAGARWLVVADDNTWGAAGAAAHEQLRAQGVLTAEPLVLPVRPRAKPDLATAQGIAQRLQESDALPIAVGSGVVNDLAKHAAALAGKPYICVATAASMDGYAASGAALLQDGFKRTLACPPPVAVLADPDVLAAAPPAMAGWGYGDLAGKAVAGADWLLADALEVEAINPAPFGLVQDHLGEWLAQPGRLAAREPQALGALLSGLLVSGFAMQAHGNSRPASGSDHQFSHLWEMESLQVGGQPAAHGACVGVGCVAMLALYEWLLAQPAAVIAQASARDAQDGDAIAREVEATLGSGEVAAAALQEMKAKRAIGSRRERVQRFVRVWPQLRATLAARLVDAVAMQQRLRAAGAPAHPADLGISHSTLAADYRRARLIRRRYTLLDLLEDLGWLDDAVADLFAPRGFWGRQADTLPHTALEAHP; encoded by the coding sequence ATGGCAGGTTCCGATTCCATCTTGCAGGCGGCGGTGCGCGATGCGGCGGTCACGCGCGAAGTGCTCGTCGACCGCGGGGCCGCGGCCGCATTGCCGCTCGTGGCCATGCGCCGGGTTGCGGGGGCACGCTGGCTGGTGGTGGCCGACGACAACACCTGGGGCGCGGCCGGCGCAGCCGCCCACGAACAACTGCGCGCGCAGGGGGTGCTCACCGCCGAACCGCTCGTGCTGCCCGTCCGGCCGCGCGCCAAGCCAGACCTGGCCACGGCGCAAGGCATCGCGCAGCGGCTGCAGGAGAGCGACGCGCTACCCATTGCCGTGGGTTCCGGCGTCGTCAACGACCTGGCCAAGCACGCCGCGGCCCTGGCCGGCAAGCCTTACATCTGCGTCGCCACCGCGGCCTCCATGGACGGCTATGCGGCATCGGGCGCGGCGCTGCTGCAGGACGGCTTCAAGCGCACCTTGGCCTGCCCGCCGCCGGTGGCCGTGCTGGCGGACCCGGACGTGCTGGCCGCCGCGCCGCCCGCCATGGCGGGCTGGGGCTATGGCGACCTGGCCGGCAAGGCCGTGGCCGGCGCCGACTGGCTGCTGGCCGACGCGCTGGAGGTGGAAGCGATCAACCCGGCGCCCTTCGGCCTGGTGCAGGACCACCTGGGCGAATGGCTGGCGCAACCCGGGCGCCTGGCCGCGCGCGAGCCGCAAGCCCTGGGCGCATTGCTCTCGGGCCTGCTGGTGAGCGGCTTCGCGATGCAGGCCCACGGCAACTCGCGCCCGGCCAGCGGCAGCGACCACCAGTTCTCCCATTTGTGGGAGATGGAGAGCCTGCAGGTAGGCGGCCAGCCGGCGGCGCACGGCGCCTGCGTCGGCGTGGGCTGCGTGGCCATGCTCGCCTTGTACGAATGGCTGCTGGCGCAGCCCGCCGCCGTCATCGCGCAAGCCAGCGCCCGCGATGCCCAGGACGGCGACGCGATCGCGCGCGAAGTCGAGGCCACGCTGGGCAGCGGCGAAGTCGCCGCCGCGGCGCTGCAGGAAATGAAGGCCAAGCGCGCCATCGGCAGCCGCCGCGAGCGCGTGCAGCGCTTCGTGCGCGTGTGGCCGCAACTGCGCGCCACGCTGGCCGCGCGGCTGGTGGACGCTGTGGCGATGCAGCAGCGGCTGCGCGCCGCCGGCGCCCCGGCGCACCCCGCCGACCTGGGCATTTCGCATTCCACGCTGGCGGCCGACTACCGCCGCGCGCGCCTGATCCGCCGCCGCTACACGCTGCTGGATCTGCTGGAAGACCTCGGCTGGCTGGACGACGCCGTGGCCGACCTCTTTGCGCCCCGGGGCTTCTGGGGCCGGCAGGCCGACACGCTGCCGCACACCGCGCTCGAGGCGCATCCATGA